The genomic region CGACGTAGTCTAGCGAGCGGAGATATTCGAGGCTGTCGGGGCCACCGTAGCCGTTCTTGAACGCTGGCGGGTCTGAATAGCCATGGCCGGTCTGGTCGATAGCGAGCACGACGAAGCCCCGTCTCGCGTACTCGATAGCGAACGGCGATTGCGTCTCTTTCGAGTTAATGTACCCATGGACGGCCAACACCCCCGGTTGTGGGGAAGCGCTGCTTGCCTCCTCAGGGATATACAGCGTTCCGCTCATCATTGTCCCGTTGGTTCCGGAGAACGTCACGTCGCGAACCTCCACGGAACCGGCGTCTGTTTGTACTGTCCATGCGAGCCCGCTCCCGCTGAATATCAGGAGCAACGACACTGCAGCTACGATCCATAGTCGTCTATCATCGTTCATTATAATTCCACGAGCACAGGTGAGACACTCAGGGAATTAAAGTTACTGTAAACTCCAAGCCAACGGTAAAGAATTGAGAGGAGACCCTGAGACGGGCATTTTGACCAGTACTATGGGGACGTGATTCTACCTCATGTAGTGTACCGCGCCCTACCCGCCAATTCATTACCAACTAGTCCAGAGTGTGAATAAACCGCTTTCTAAGCCTTTATGAGGACAAATAGCTGCTCTCGTCCGGTATCCACCTCACCGGTGAGGTTACGCGCTACCGAGTTCGTTGGTCCAGAGATGTTCGATATCGGCTTCGAGGTCAGCCGTATCAAGCACCTCGACACCCGACAGGTATTCGCGGGCGTCAGTGAGATGCTGCTGGACGGTGGCCACGTCATCGACTGACTTTGCGGCATAGAGCGACACTCGTGCCCGGTTGATTTCCAGTCGCTCCCCGAGCGCCTGCGTCACTGGGATGTCGTGCTCGTCGCTGAGCTGTGCCATACGGTCTAACACGCTTGTTGGTACTTCCAGTTGGGCCGCAAGCTCCCGCGACGGCAGGTCGACCGTGACATCGGTCGTCTCACACTCACTCTCCCCCCACGGCGCGATAACGTACTCCTGTCCTTCTGTGGACATATGACACAGGACACCCCAGCCACTCATATTTACTCACAGGCTACCAGGAAGAATAAAGCGGATACCGGTCAGTCCGGTGGCGTTAGTCGTCGGCTTCGGCTGTCTCTGGCCGGGGAATCGTCACATCCGTGAGCCCAGCTTCAATTTCCTCACGCCGACCCTCGAACTTCCCGGGCAGCACCAGCTGGCCGCCGAGGTCATCAAGCGGTTCGTCGCTGTCATAGCCGGGGCCGCTCGTAGCGAGTTCGAACAGCACACCGCCGAACTCCCGGAAGTAGACCGACCGGAACCAGTGGCGGTCGATCTGTGACGTGGGACGCAGCCCCGCGCCGCGGACGGCCTCACGCATTGACTGTTGGTCCTCGTCGGTCGGCGTCTGGAAGGCGACGTGGTGAACCGTGCCGTGACCCTGCCGACCGCCCTCGATAGTGGGCAGGATGTCGACGTACTTCCCGATGGTCCCCGTCGCAGCGAAGCGGGTCCGCTCGTCGCCGGGTGTATCCCCCTGTGCCTGCTCCGTCCCGGCTTCCTCCAGACCCATCGTCTGGAGCAGGTCCGCCGTGGGTTCGGGGTCAGCGAGCCAGAGCGTCACGGAGTGGAAGCCACGGATGGCGACGTCTTCGGGAACGAACTCCGTCCACGGCTCGGTCGGGTCGTCGTCGGGAATCTCGACTTCGACCAGTTCGACCGGCAGCCCGTCCGGGTCGCGGAACGGGAGGACAGTCTCGCCGAACCGCTCGACGCGGTCGTCGTAGTCGACGCCGTACTCGTCAAAGCGGCCCTCCCAGTAATCGAGACTCCCTTCGGGAACGCGGAACGCGGTGCGTGAGACCTGTCCGGAGCCGACCTTCCCCTGTGCGTGGTCCTCCCACGGAAAAAACGTCATGCTCGTTCCCGGGTTCCCCCCAGCGTCGGCAAAGAAGAAGTGATACGTACTGGGGTCGTCCTGGTTGATCGAGCGCTTGACGAGCCTGAGCCCAAGCGTTTCGACCCAGAAATCCATGTTCTGCTGGGGATCGCTTGCGATGCACGTGACGTGGTGGATACCCGGTGTTGGGGAGACTTCGGTCATTGGTATCAATACGTGCCGGAACTACTTGAGTGACTGCTGACGCGAGTGTTACCGGGTTACAGTCGATGGAAGCAGTTGGTGCTGACGAGTCATGCGACGGACAGCAGCTATATATGACACTGGTGGGACATTCGTGTATGGCAGACGCGGACCGGACAGCGATTCTCGGCGGGACCTTCACACCGATTCACAACGGCCACCGGGCGCTCCTCCACAAAGCGTTTCAGACCGCAAGCCACGACGGGAGTGGCGACGGCCACGTCGTCGTCGGTCTGACTAGCCCCGAACTGGCTACAGAGACGCGTAGCGACCCGACACACGTCAAACAGTTGGGTGCGTACGATGACCGTCGAAGCGCGCTTGCTTCCGAGCTGGACCAGTTGGGTGAGCCGTACACCGCCACATATGAGATTGTCCGATTGGACGACACGCAGGGACCGGCCGCGACACGGGCAGACGTGGATGCACTCGTCGCTTCGCCGGAGGCGAAGGCGCAGCGACGCGCCTACGAACTCAATCAACAGCGGCGGGACACGGGACTTCATCCGTTGGAAATCCACACGCCGCCGTTCGTCGTCGCCGAAGACGGCAAGCGAATCAGCAGCACCCGGATTCGGAACGGCGAAATTGACGTGCATGGCCGCCTGCTCGACGCGTCAGAATGAGATCCAGCTGATAGGCTCCAGTGTCTCCACGCGCTATGCCGTCATTCTATGGTATCTAAACCAGCCGCATCCAGCTGTTCGGCGGCACTATCGACAGTCAGCGGCACGTCCGCTGTTCGACCCTCGAACAGTCTAACGACCTGTGGCGGGCGCAGGTCACAGTCCCGCAGCAGGTCAGTGTCTGTCAGGATACGTCGGGTCGGCCCTCTCGCAGCAATCGTACCGGTATCGTCAAGCAGCAGCACCCGGTCTGCGACGTGTGGAACGAGTTCGGTATCCGGCGTCGAAACGACGAGCGTGACGCCGTCGGCCGCGAGTTCATCGAGCAGGTCGAGAATCGTTTCGCGGTTCGCAGCGTCGACGTTGCTCACTGGCTCATCAAGCAACAGCACGTCTGGTTCGACGGTGAGCGCGCTGGCGAGGGCGGCTCGGCGCTGTTCGCCGCCGCTAAGCCGGAACGGCGGCTTCGGCAGGAGGCCGTCGAGGTCGAGCCGGTCCGCGACCCGCTCGACGCGGCGGTCGACTTCTGCGCGGTCGCAATCAAGTTGTGCCGGCCCGTAGGCGAGGTCCTCGCGGACAGTCGGATTGAACAGGTAATCGGCAGGGTTCTGCGTGAGGACGCTCAGCCGACTGCGGACGGTGTCGGCGTCGGTTGTTTCCTCGAAGTACCGCACCTGCCCGCCGTCAGGATCGACCAGGCCACCCAGCAACTCTAGCAGCGTCGACTTGCCAGCCCCGTTCGGGCCAAGTAATGCCACACGCTCGCCGCGCTCGATAGACGCGTCGACACTGTCGATGGCCAGCGTCTCGTCGGGGTAGGCATATCGGAGGGCAGTGGCCTCAATGGCGGTCACGCGACCACCACCACGACAACGAGTGTGACGAGCAATCCGAAAGCGAGATCAGCTCGTCCGAGTGGTTCCCTCGGCTGTACCGGCGTCGGTCCAGTGCCGCCGCGGGCGCGAGCGGCCCGCTGGACCCGTTCGCCGCGCTCTAGGCTCCGAACGAGAAACGAGCCCACGAAGTGCCCTGAATCGCGCCAGTTCTGTCGGAGGCTCGGCTCGGCGATGGTTCGGCTTCGTCGAGCCCGGACCATGCGTTCGAGTTCGGCGAAAAAGAGGAGCAGATAGCGATACGTGATTCCGAGCAGTGAGACGGCAATCGGCGGCGCTCGGAGCCGGCGAAACGCCGCCAGCAGGTCGGCGAAACGAGTCGTCAACAGCAGGACGGAGAGGAAGCCGACGCACGCGGTTACACGGACAGCGAACGTGAGTACGTAGTCGACGCCAGGGGCCGAGAGTGGTAGTCCACCCAGTGAGGGGCCACCCATCAAGAACGCTTGCGGGGCGACGACGACGAGCGCGAAGGCCGGCGGCCCGGTTAACCGACTCAGGAAGGTCCGGACGGGGACACGAGAAAGGGCCGCGAGCGCCGTGGCGAACAGCGCGAGCGCACTAACGACTGCCAGCGCCCGCTGTGTCACAGTCAGGGTGACGAGCGTCGTGGTGCCGACGAGCTTGACCGTCGGCGTGACGGCCTGGAGAAACCCGTCCCGATCCGGCAGGTCCTCTGCAAGCAGGAACCACTGGGCGCTGGCCGCGATGGCTGCGACCGTCCGGTCGAGCAGGTCCCTGCCGGACATACGCTACTGTCGCCCGTCGGTATCCGTCCCGAGCAAGCGTCCGATGCCAGCCCCGAGGAGGAGCGTCAGCGCCGTCCCGACGACAGCTGACACGAACGTCCCAGTCGCGCCGCCGAAACCGGGGACGCCGTAGTCCGGAAACAGCGCGGTACCGACGGCGGTGGCGTGTTCTGTCGCGCCGGTCGCTTCGGCGGCATTCTCCAGCGGTTCAGCGTAGCCGACCTGGCCAGCCGCCCACCCGAATACCGGGGCAAGCAGCGTTAGGATCAGTAGCGCGGCGAGCGCACGAGGCAGCCAGTCGGGGCGATTCCAGGCCATCACGCGCTCACCTCCGGAGCGGCGTTCGGTCGCAGGTCAGGTCGAGCGCGGGCGAGGTAGCGGTACACCGAGGCGGTGATGGCCCCCTCAATCAGCCCCAGCACGAGATGCCCGACGCCCATTATCGATAGCGTCGTCAGCAACTGGTACTGGAACGCCGAGGAGAGGCCGAGCTGGAGTGCAGCGGTCAGTGCGCCGGCCGTGATTCCCAGCCACCCCGCGGCGAAGGCGGCCCGGAACTCCCCGTAGGGGACGAGCAGGCGATAGATGGCGTATCCGACATACACCTCGACGACAGCCATGTTGAATACGTTCGCGCCAAGCACCACGAGCCCGCCGTCACCGAAGACGAGCGCCTGAATCGTGACGACAGTCGCGACACAGAGTGCGCCCAGATGCGGGCCAAGAAGAATCGCCGCGAACGCGCCCCCGACGAAGTGGGCGCTGGTGCCACCCGGAATCGGCCAGTCGAGCATCTGTGCGGCGAAGATGCTCGCCGCGACGACGCCGAGCAACGGTGCGCGCGAATCGGATATTTCACCGTTGACGCGCTTCGCAGCAACGCTCAAAACGACGACCGCAAGCGCACCAAACAGCAATGCAAGCGGCAGATCGATATATCCGTCGGGAATGTGCATACTACTCAGGTCTGGCCCCGGCGCGGTAATAATACTTTTTCATCGGGCAGTATTACTGCCGGCGGGTGAGTATTACCGAAGCCCGGATACCCATATGCGGCCCCGTCCCTATCGACACACATGAGTGACGATCTCGACCGGATCAGTCTGACACTCCCGTCGTCGATGGTCGACCGACTCGACGGCATCGTCGACGAGTGGGAATACGCGAGCCGGTCGGAGGCGATACGAGATTCGCTCCGTGACTTCTTTGCGACCTACGAGTGGGAATCCGGTGACGAACAACACCACCACGGAACCATTGTTATCGTCCACGACCACCACGTCTCGGGCATCGCTGACGAACTCCAGACGGTCCAACACGAGATGGCCAACATCATCACCTCCGTCCAGCATATTCATCTCTCCCACGACACCTGTATGGAGACGCTGGTCGTCGAGGGCGCGGGCGACAGAATTACTGAACTTGCCAACCGACTCCGGGCGATTGGCGGCGTCCAGCAAGTCAAGGTCGTCGTCGTGGACGAGTGAGCAGCGGGCGGTGAGCGAAAGTGGTCCCGAAGCGCTGGGGCTGTTCGGTTCCGCAGATAGCCATCTTACAGACGGCTTTGAGACAGCAGAAATGGGCCCTGCCGGTTTCGCGGTTCCGTCCTGCGGTTACTGAAAGTAATCCGGTAAGTCATTGTTACACCTCTGGAAGGTAATCGCGGCGCTGTTCGGACTTTTCACGCTCGCCACGTCGGTCGTAATGCTTGTCGAGAATCTGGTCGCTCGCGTTCAGTCGGTCCGACACTACACGGCACGGAACATCCTCACGCCGATACGCGGTAACCCTGCCACTCCGAACATCGTGCGGTGATCGAGCAGACGGACACGTTGAAGCCTTCTTATTCGACGTGGCTTCGCACTCCTCCGGATCGCGGTCATGCGGGCATTCCGCTCCCCGCCAGCATGGCCGAGTAACCCTGTACATCGTCGTCCGGAACGTCGACGTAGAAGCACGACCCTGAGAGGTTGTAATGAGCGGCCGACGCCCATGCTCATCGAAAACCGACTCACGCGGGCCGTCGATGTAGTCCTGTATGACAGTAGCAACGTGTTCACTGATAGCGTTCCAGCGTTGACCTTTCTCCCCGTTCTTCAGCGGCGTATCGGACTGTGGGCGATGGACAAACTGGATACCTGGATTGTCCTGTTCGAGCTCGCAGTCATCGATATCCAGTCCACGAATCGCACCCATGCGGGCTCCGGTGTGCCACAACAACAGAGCGATGACGTGGACCCTTGATGCGTACTTGTACATCTGGAGGTAGTCGAGAATCACATCGGCGCGCTCGGGGTCGAGCGTAGACGCGCTCACCTCACCAGCGTTGCTGATAGTCGGGAGCGGGACCTTCGTCCGAAGATCCTCGGGAACTGCATCTACCTCAGCAGCGAACCGGAGGAACGAACGGACCGTGGCCAGCTGCCCTCGGAGGGTTATGGGCTCAATCTCCTCGCGATCTTTGCCGTTTCCTTCTCGCCGCCAGACGCGATAGGCGTACAGGTCCCGACCTGAAAGGTCGTTCAAGTTCTCAATACCCTCTTCGCGGCAGAACTGTTCAAAGGCTTCCAGTCGGTACTCCTGTGACTGGATAGTAGATTCCGTCAGTTCGTCCTGCCGAGCCTTGAGATACATATCGACGGCGCGGCTCGGTTCCAGTGGTTGGAGTTTGTTACTCACGCCTTCTCACCTCCACGCACTGGCCGTCCATCGTCAAAGCTCCGGGCCGCACAGTCTGAACAAGTCGGCTTGAGAGTCCGTGCATCAATCCCGTCAGCGTCAGCTCGACAGGTAGCGCAACTGCCGTCGTCAGAACTATTCGATTGCGATGCTTCGCTGTTCGTGCGGGGCTGTAACCCCGTGATGGTGGATTCGCTCATCTTCCAATAGAGCGCGAAGCCACCTTTTCGGGCGGTGTACCAGACCGCCCGTTCATCACGAACCAAGGAGAGTCATCTTCAACCGAATCAGGTGCTTCGCATATCCACAAATAGGCCATTTATGCATAAATGCATTGATGACCTTAATTTGAATTGTTAGTGAGAAATAAGATAGTCTATACTCTTGTGGGAATTGAATGCGTCAGTCAGGATCTTGGATGACTATCTGGGATGATCGAATACTGGAGATAATCCGCGAGGAGGAATCAGGAACCTCAACAGAACTCGCAAAGCGGGATGAGATCCATATTGCCCAATCAACGGTTTCTCGCCGACTACAGAAACTTGGCGAACACGACCTCCTCCGCCCTCTCGGAAATGGAGTTTATGTCCTCACTGACGAAGGAGAAGCGTATCTCGAAGAGGAATACGACGCTGAAAGAGAGCGCTACATCAACAGTGGCGGATCTTCCGACGGAGAAAATGGTACTGATGCAGCTGACGGTCCCGGAATCAACAGCTGACGACGTTGCCCTGAATCATGTCACGCAAGCCCGCCAAATGGATGGTCCCGCTCGATGAACGAATCCTCGAAATACTGAAAGCCGAAGGCTGGTCATCACCGCGATATATTGCACAGAAGGTATCGCTCCGTGCCTCTGTGGGCCGCGTGCGTGAGCGCTGCAAGATGCTCACCTACGCACAGATGATCGAACCCTTGACGCCACAGTTCCAGAACTACGACATCACGGGCTATGGACTGCGGTATCTGGAAGGACGGTTAGATGCCAATAACCAGCCGAGGCCGTCGGCAAAGAAGGTTCTGAGAGGGTATTAGAGCAGAGAGAATTACGCACCTCCAAGACACAATGTGGAACGTAGAGCCGTCTTACGACCCGAAGAGCTCATAGACATCGGTGGTGAGTGATTCCGGTGTGGCGTAATCAATCGCACCGACTATGACAGAATAGACTAGTAGCATATAGCAGAGAATTATTGTCAACAATCCTAACGATAGGAGTGACTCACCAGGGATCGGCAAGGTGAGTGATCCGCCGAGTGAGAAAACGCCAAGGAACACAGGTATCGACGCAA from Haloarcula sp. H-GB4 harbors:
- a CDS encoding VOC family protein, whose protein sequence is MTEVSPTPGIHHVTCIASDPQQNMDFWVETLGLRLVKRSINQDDPSTYHFFFADAGGNPGTSMTFFPWEDHAQGKVGSGQVSRTAFRVPEGSLDYWEGRFDEYGVDYDDRVERFGETVLPFRDPDGLPVELVEVEIPDDDPTEPWTEFVPEDVAIRGFHSVTLWLADPEPTADLLQTMGLEEAGTEQAQGDTPGDERTRFAATGTIGKYVDILPTIEGGRQGHGTVHHVAFQTPTDEDQQSMREAVRGAGLRPTSQIDRHWFRSVYFREFGGVLFELATSGPGYDSDEPLDDLGGQLVLPGKFEGRREEIEAGLTDVTIPRPETAEADD
- a CDS encoding phosphopantetheine adenylyltransferase, producing MADADRTAILGGTFTPIHNGHRALLHKAFQTASHDGSGDGHVVVGLTSPELATETRSDPTHVKQLGAYDDRRSALASELDQLGEPYTATYEIVRLDDTQGPAATRADVDALVASPEAKAQRRAYELNQQRRDTGLHPLEIHTPPFVVAEDGKRISSTRIRNGEIDVHGRLLDASE
- a CDS encoding energy-coupling factor ABC transporter ATP-binding protein — translated: MTAIEATALRYAYPDETLAIDSVDASIERGERVALLGPNGAGKSTLLELLGGLVDPDGGQVRYFEETTDADTVRSRLSVLTQNPADYLFNPTVREDLAYGPAQLDCDRAEVDRRVERVADRLDLDGLLPKPPFRLSGGEQRRAALASALTVEPDVLLLDEPVSNVDAANRETILDLLDELAADGVTLVVSTPDTELVPHVADRVLLLDDTGTIAARGPTRRILTDTDLLRDCDLRPPQVVRLFEGRTADVPLTVDSAAEQLDAAGLDTIE
- the cbiQ gene encoding cobalt ECF transporter T component CbiQ — translated: MSGRDLLDRTVAAIAASAQWFLLAEDLPDRDGFLQAVTPTVKLVGTTTLVTLTVTQRALAVVSALALFATALAALSRVPVRTFLSRLTGPPAFALVVVAPQAFLMGGPSLGGLPLSAPGVDYVLTFAVRVTACVGFLSVLLLTTRFADLLAAFRRLRAPPIAVSLLGITYRYLLLFFAELERMVRARRSRTIAEPSLRQNWRDSGHFVGSFLVRSLERGERVQRAARARGGTGPTPVQPREPLGRADLAFGLLVTLVVVVVVA
- a CDS encoding PDGLE domain-containing protein, encoding MAWNRPDWLPRALAALLILTLLAPVFGWAAGQVGYAEPLENAAEATGATEHATAVGTALFPDYGVPGFGGATGTFVSAVVGTALTLLLGAGIGRLLGTDTDGRQ
- a CDS encoding energy-coupling factor ABC transporter permease, whose amino-acid sequence is MHIPDGYIDLPLALLFGALAVVVLSVAAKRVNGEISDSRAPLLGVVAASIFAAQMLDWPIPGGTSAHFVGGAFAAILLGPHLGALCVATVVTIQALVFGDGGLVVLGANVFNMAVVEVYVGYAIYRLLVPYGEFRAAFAAGWLGITAGALTAALQLGLSSAFQYQLLTTLSIMGVGHLVLGLIEGAITASVYRYLARARPDLRPNAAPEVSA
- the nikR gene encoding nickel-responsive transcriptional regulator NikR, whose product is MSDDLDRISLTLPSSMVDRLDGIVDEWEYASRSEAIRDSLRDFFATYEWESGDEQHHHGTIVIVHDHHVSGIADELQTVQHEMANIITSVQHIHLSHDTCMETLVVEGAGDRITELANRLRAIGGVQQVKVVVVDE
- a CDS encoding site-specific integrase encodes the protein MYLKARQDELTESTIQSQEYRLEAFEQFCREEGIENLNDLSGRDLYAYRVWRREGNGKDREEIEPITLRGQLATVRSFLRFAAEVDAVPEDLRTKVPLPTISNAGEVSASTLDPERADVILDYLQMYKYASRVHVIALLLWHTGARMGAIRGLDIDDCELEQDNPGIQFVHRPQSDTPLKNGEKGQRWNAISEHVATVIQDYIDGPRESVFDEHGRRPLITTSQGRASTSTFRTTMYRVTRPCWRGAECPHDRDPEECEATSNKKASTCPSARSPHDVRSGRVTAYRREDVPCRVVSDRLNASDQILDKHYDRRGEREKSEQRRDYLPEV
- a CDS encoding PhiH1 repressor, whose translation is MRQSGSWMTIWDDRILEIIREEESGTSTELAKRDEIHIAQSTVSRRLQKLGEHDLLRPLGNGVYVLTDEGEAYLEEEYDAERERYINSGGSSDGENGTDAADGPGINS
- a CDS encoding winged helix-turn-helix domain-containing protein; this encodes MSRKPAKWMVPLDERILEILKAEGWSSPRYIAQKVSLRASVGRVRERCKMLTYAQMIEPLTPQFQNYDITGYGLRYLEGRLDANNQPRPSAKKVLRGY